DNA from Daucus carota subsp. sativus chromosome 1, DH1 v3.0, whole genome shotgun sequence:
GTTGATTCATATATGCTTGAAGAAGATAGCTCATTTATTCAAGGGTATTTAAAATCTAATGGTAACTCGCCTCTTAGAAATATGTCTACTCAGGCCTCGCCTAATATTAGAGCCGCTTCCACTCATACTTCATTTAAAGATATGAATAGGGCCTCTTCAATTAATACTCCAAGAACGCCTTTGATGGCGTCTCCTGGAGGTGTTGGAGGAGTGGATGAGGACGAAGAGATTTATAAAAAAGTTAGTAACCGGAATAAGTTGAAGTATAAGAGGGTGAAAATTAAGGTTCTGATAGAATGGATAGTGTTTCTGTTGATTTTGGGGAACTTGATTTCATGCTTGACCATTGATAGTTTGAAGCATACAAGGATTTGGGGTTTGGAGGTCTGGAAATGGTCTTTGCTTGTTATGGTTACTTTTTCGGGTATGTTGTTTACTAATTGGTTTATGCATATTGTGGTGTTGGTGATTGAATTAAACTTTCTGTTCAAGAAGAAAGTGTTATATTTCGTTCACAGTTTGAAGAAGAGTGTCCGGGTCTGTCTCTGGTTGACATTGATTCTTATAACTTGGCTGTCGTTGTTCAATAATGGAGTCCATCGATCAGCCACTGCTACAAAGGTTTTGGATTATATAACTTGGACTATTGTTTCCATGCTCATTTGTTCGTTCTTGTGGCTCTTTAAGACATTGCTTCTTAAGATGTTGGCTTCGTCCTTCCATGTAACCACGTTCTTTGATAGAGTTCAAGAGTCAATCTTCCATCAGTATGTTCTCCAGGTCCTGTCTGGTCCTCCACTTCTGGAGTCTGCTGGGATGCTGGGAAGAACAAATAGCAGTCAATTTAGTTTCCGAAGCACAAAGAAAGGTAAGCCCTCGAAAGAAGGAAGCAAAAAAGCAGTGATTGACATAAACAAGCTGTATCAGATGAAGCAAGAAAAGGTTTCTGCCTGGACAATGAAGATGTTGGTGGATGTGATATCAAATTCAGGGTTGTCCACCATTTCTGATTCCCTGGATGAAAGTGATTACTACGGCAACAATGAACAGGTCGACAAGGAGATAACTAATGAGATGGAAGCAATTGCAGCTGCCTATCACATATACAGAAATGTGGCTCAGCCTGGTTCCAAGTGAGAATACTTGTCTCACGACTATTATTtattccattctctcctaagaggAGTActctattaaaaaaatttactaaATGTCTGAAATCTTTAGGTACATTGATGAATTGGACCTCAGGAGATTTATGCTTAGGGAGGAGGTTGAGTTTGTGTTTCCACTGATAGATGTTGCTGAAACGGGACAGGTAGACAGGAAAGCTTTGACGGAATGGGTGGTAAGCTCTTATATTTCATCTTCATGTAGTAAGTAACATTATATTGTTGTTTCAAATTAGACATCTCTATTCAACTGCATTATTAGTTTGAAATCTAAATGACCGAGTCTTATACCTTACTACGACTATCAAACTAGCAGACGTGATAGAAGATGCTTCTGGTAAAAAGGATTTTTAGGTTGATAGATGCTACATTAAAGCTATTAAGCTCTTTGTATATTTAATTCCTTATCGTATATGCAGGTGAAGGTCTATAATGGTCGGAAAGCTTTAGCTCATGCATTAAATGACACGAAAACAGCAGTTAACCAATTGAATACCCTTGTTACTGTGATCTTAATTGTGATCATTATTGTAGTCTGGTTACTTTTGGTGGAGATTGCGACAACCAAAGTACTACTCTTCCTTTCATCACAGCTTGTTGCAGCAGCCTTTTTGTTTGGGAACACTTGCAAAACTATATTTGAAGCTATCATATTTGTGTTTGTTATGCATCCATTTGATGTTGGTGATCGTTGTGTCATAGATGGTGTTCAGGTAATTACAGCTTGATGCTTTTCATTGCAATGTATTGGAGTAAGTGATTGATTGAATTCTCTGTGTGCATTTCTGCAGATGATAGTTGAAGAAATGAACATTTTAACAACTGTCTTCTTGAGATATGATATGGAGAAGATATACTATCCAAATTCAATCTTAGCTACTAAGCCTATCAGCAATTTCTACAGAAGCCCGGATATGGGAGATTCACTGGAGTTCTGTATCGACTTCAGAACACCAGTAGAGAAGATTGGATCTCTGAAAGAGAAGATTAAAAAGTACATTGTTACCTTGGTCTTAATATATCTTAAAGAAAGAGCTGGACCGAGACTAAGCTGTATCTTTTAATCGTTCCAGGTACTTAGAGAGGACTCCTCAGTACTGGCATCCAAACCACAATATGGTGGTGAAGGAGATTGAGAATGTAAACAAGATAAAGATGGCACTCTTTTTCAATCATACAATGAACTTCCAAGATTTTGCAGAGAGGAATCGCAGAAGATCTGAACTGgtcttagaaatgaagaaaataTTTGATGACCTAAGTATCAAATACAATCTACTTTCACAGGAAGTCCAAGTGGTGAAGTCAGATGCTTCCAGATGATTTCTTCACCTCTTCTGTTCGGGTATGTATCCTTCAACTCTATAATATTGTACCCGAGTAAAACCTCAGTATAAAAATTTGGCCATCATATCTACAGGAAAGATGATCTGTCATATGACTATTTCCACAGACTTCTACGAAGCTTATATGCAAGTGAAACTGCATTCTTTTTCTGTTGTTCATGGAGATTCTCAACCATcatgttctttcttttttgCAATCGTCGACTTGGTTTATCTCATGTGCATCTCAGAGGCTATGACTATGCTGCAACCCTAATCTTTTCAGTcgacattttattttaataaaaatatatgataataaagGTGTGTACGTGTTCATCTAGTCGTGATACTGAGACTTGATGGAGACAAATAACTTGATTTCATGACATTACATGGAAATGTTTTTCGTGTAAGATTCAATTGTATTAAACAAGCTAGCAAAGCCCCGAGCACAATCACTGCAACCTAAAACCATATGCTTCTAACATTGTTCTAGATACATTTTACTTGTTCCATGAAACTCTATAGACACTTCATTGAAATAACTTCTTGTCCCCAGATCTCTGAGCATCAGTTGTCCGAAAACCAGACTCCTGCTTTCAAATGCGATAGGCCACTCCATGACCAGGGATGAATCTTGCATTCTCCTCCGTGTAAACATGAGTTTCGTTTTTCAGCCTGTGACAGATAAACCATAAGGGCCATTCTTAACCACCGTTCTTTTAAACAGGACACGCatgaaaaacatataaatatgaaaGTTTCATAAGCTTACGTTTGAGAAATGGTCTTATTTAGGATGGTAGACGAATAGAGCATAGCACCATTTAAGTAGTCTAGTTCTCCATCGATTCtttcttgaattttcttgtCTATGTTCACAGCATCAACACATATTGGCTGATCCGAGGCCTGGATTTGTCGTAGTTTTACATCAGAAACATATGTAGATGTGATTACTAACAGAGTCTTAGGCAGAAACTTCGTCGTTACTTACCATAACCCACCCCCATGTATCTGCAAAAGATGGCACATGAGCTGTGTACACCACCACATCTGCACATAGTATAATATTGTCAAAAAACAATTATAGCAGAAGATTCTACACAGCTTAGTATAAATATCAAAGTTCTGCAGACAATTATGAATGTCTGACTCAAATGTCAGAGTGattcaaaatacaaaaaatttaagCTCTTAGCACCAGAAAACAGAAACTTACATTTGAAGACCTGTCTGATTGTGTTGTAAATAGATGAGAAGACCTCCTTGTGGGTGAACACTCCAGCAGGTCCAGCCTGAACATAAAAAGAACCAGAATAGTAACTCGTAAGCTTATCTCGTGAgcctgagctctgataccatgttacaTAACCAATTCTCCCAAAACCTCTAAAAATTATTCGATGTGCTAATAATTAGATATATTCTAATTACCTGAGTAACAAAAATGCCACTGTGGTTGAGCTTAGGTTTCAGAATTTTCTCATAGAAAGACTTTGTGTAGAGCTGATAACAAGGCCCTCCTTCAACAGGATCTGCTAAGTCTCCCActataatatcaaatttttctttcctttccTCTAGCCCAACCCTTTGATTAATACCATAATCCAAACATAATCATGTAATTAGTTACTTAATACCATTTAGTGTTTCTACTACAAAGAGAAGTCAGAAATTGTCACCCACTTGGCATCATTAATCACAAGATCAAGTTTGCTGCTGGAGAAAGCTTCCTTGTTTGCGCTCAAATGTCTCCGGCAGAAATCAACAACTTCCTGCAATGCAATTTAAGTTATACTCGTATAATATATGGTTCCGGGTCCCTGACAGATGATTGTTGCAGCATACCTTACCGCGTTTATTAACAACAGTAAatttttctctcaaaaaaaataaacaacagTAAATTTTACCTCATCAATATCACACATGACTACTTTTTCAATTGATTTGTGCTTAAGTGCTTCTCTAACAGCAGAACCTTCACCACCTCCCATAATGAACATGCTCTTAGGACTGCAAATCAATGtaataattacttttttaattcAAACATATGCCACATTTCTACAtcattattgattatttttccacttaaaattaagaaacaaaaaaaaaacacttactTAGGGTGACATAACAGAGAAGGATGGATCAAGCACTCATGATAAATAAACTCATCAATCTCTGCACTTTGCATCTTACCATCAAGCACCAATACCTGCATAATCACTTAGTTTGTTTATTAATCTGAATctaattattaatcaaaatctGTTTAGTCACATAATTAGTTTAATCACCTTCCCAAATCGCTTCGTATCCAGAAGAACTATGTCCTGGTACTCACTTCTTCCTCTGTGCAGCACACTGCAAAATTATCATCATACAGAAATAAATTATACTAAGTATCCGCTTTTTCgcatcaagaaaaataaaaatctcataTTTATAtcctaaattataaatataaatagcaTGCAAACTTGCAAAGTACGTAATGTATTTGCATGCACTATgcttaaattagaattaatatcagatatatttaaaaattatgtaattagaacataaaattgaattaaacacGCGCGCGCACCCACCTGTTCAAAGCAAACGACCATTTAAGATCAACGTCAATCTCCTCCTCAAACCAAGAATCATGACTAATCTGCGGATAAGCTTCGCGATTAATCATCAACAATCCCTCATCAATCTTATGATGCCCGAACCCATTTGAATACTGCAAGAACTCAACAGCTTCCcccattatatttatatattttccgcAACAAACCAGACTATTTACGAcgaatttttaacaaaaaagagAAAGAGGGAAATGAGCTTATTTGAAGAATGCAGTGTGTGCTAACTGACTTAGAGGCAGGTGTATTTATACATGGAGATTACAAAGTAAGAAGGAGATACGTAAGTGTTAATCCAATCTAATCCTCAAAAAATGCAAAGATTATGCATGATTATATTACCCGACAGCTCAACGTATATTTTGTACTATTGTAATCACTTGACACCACCTAACATATACCAGAATAGTGTCGCTGCTCGCACGCGCATCATACCACTACTAATTACCATCTTTATTATATTcccaacaaatataaaatatataatgtgaccactctttgtttataatttttctctaaaatatattaattaaatagtatttttaattaagaatatttataaaatttataaaataataattaataatagtatatctgattttaattttatgtgaaATGCAGAAATACATTATaaaatctttataatttaaacacaATCATTAAAAGCTCATGAATTATGGAGAGATTTCTAAAAACTTCAAAAAGttcattaatttttgaatattattgcattttaatgaattttgaataatcacaattgaataattttttattaatgccAATTGGAAAACCACGCTAAATTttccccaaaaaaaaaacacatagaTTTATATACTCTTTTTAAATTTGCATGCCGATTCCGCATGGTCTAGAAGGTATTTTCCATAAAACAGGATCCATTTTATACCTTCACTGTTGTACACAAGATCATAAAGGTATAACAGAGTTGACCATTGTATTTAATCGAAGATAATTTGGTGAAAGCAAAATAGTGCAAAGTTTTGATTCGTGCAGCATAAATTGGATAGCATGCGCAAAGCTGATTAGCTGGACACAGATATTTATTGGTGTTATCGAAAAAGATAGAAGAAAAGCCAAAATCACTCTTTATAAAATATTGCAAGTCATAGGTAATAGCTTATCTTGATCTACTTGCTTAGATTTAGAGTTGGCTTAGATTTTGAACAGTACCTCCGGATATATGTAACCTTTGATTTACCTTTCTGGTGTGAAAGCGCATatagattaaaaaatatataaaaagatagaTCAAATGGTTAAAAGttgttattgaaaattttaataatatttagaaattttgattaattttaattgatttgaaaaattattttcttcatatttgtttcttgataaaaattttcaaaaattcataGAATAAGAAAAAGTTTTCTCCGGAAATAAATTCCAAATTCCGAAAATctcttcaaaaatatatttgggGAATATAAATTTCCTgaacaattttgtaaaataattctcaaaaatatttttcttgataACAATTTTATCATTAATTTCTTTTAGTTTCTTTGGAAACATTTTCCAAAAGAATTTTCTCAGAAGTAGTTTTCCcaacaaatcctgatttcaaatttcagttttcaaatgtcatctTCGACCTCatctccaaagatgaggtcgaagatgacatttgaaaactggaacttgaaattaggaattcagttgcatttagttgcatatgaggttgcattcagttgattctattgcaatctaatggctccgccaggggcacaccatacttCCGTTGTAACTTACAATTTTCAGTTgaatttagttgcatatgaggttgcatttagttgcatatgagctaGGTTGCATTcggttgattctattgcaatctaatggcccgccaggggcacccatacatcagttgcaacttacagttttcagttgcataaatgcaactgaaaactgtaagttgcaactgatgtatgggtgctcCTGGAGGAGCCATTAGATtccaatagaatcaactgaatacaatcTCATATGcaatcatatatgcaactgaattcctgatttcaagttctaattttcaaatgtcattttcgacctcatatttggaatccatatatatatatatatatatatatatccaatcCAAAGAtgtggtcgaaaatgacatttgaaaactgaaacttgaaattaagatttgtagttgcatatatggttgcatatgcaaccacagtatttttgaaaatattttagagaaggtagtatttttgaaaataagattggagaaggtagtatttttgaaaataagattgaaaacgtggttatgaataaaaaaagcccaatATTAAATTACCCCGCTATTTTGGATTTtctatagaaaaaaaaaaaagataaacatCATCCCACATGTTGCAAAGTGTTTATCATGGAATGAAATTAAAGTGTGAATTCACATTTTATTTTCTTCATCCAACCATGAATGTTCATTCCAATCGTACTAAAATTTATTACATCCCGATGAAACGAGAGTCACGAGAATTAAGAACTTTCGCCAAGACAATTTCATACCTTCACGAATACAATTAATGTTCCTTGTATGCGTGTATTTTGGTcggttcaaatttattttagcgAAATAAAGCAAGTTCGTTTCTTTAGTCATTAATCATTTCTATATAcagatatttataaaatagacACGCTATGTGTGTATTTATtaaacatactccctccattttccAATTTTCCAATTAGATGCTcacttaaaaaaatcacatagtttaagaaaagtggatgttcacaaattaattgcattaaatgatcaaaatatgtggagtgagattgatctagaaaatataaataagagatatgtgaagtagaattaactttggaaatatgattttgtattgaaagttgaagtgaacaagtaatttgaaacaaaaaattttcttcaaagtggacatgtaaattgaaacggagagagtggacatgtaaattgaaacggagagaGTGTTTGATAAACATGCAGGTGTGATGTGTGTATAGTAAAACATAGAAGTGTGGGGAATTGTCCAGGGAAAGTGGAGGCGTGGATGTTGGTAGGGGTCCAAAGTGGTAGTTACTTGTGTTTGCTACACGCGGAGCACCCAATGTAATACCACGTCCGTGAAACAAGGCCATGCCAACCCGATCATTTCATTGTGTTTCAACTAGAATGAGTGTGtgacattttcatttttcaaattaGAGGGGAACTGAATCGGATGGTCCAATAGAACAGGAGGAGATTGGATAGTTCaagttagaaatttattttttcttgtttcGAAATATCCGGATTAGATATTTGTTCATTTTGAGAAGTATATAAGATGTATAAATTTAGTTGCAACAAAAAATGATAAATGAGTCCAGATTAATTTTCTGACTAATATATATTCTGAGTTCAACTTAATTTCTTTTAGTAAATTTCGGGATGGTTGTTGAAGTTTTCacgattttgtaaaatattgatTTGGTTTTTTTAAAATAGGAATAAATTGTTCACTTTTTTTCTAAaagatatcattttttttttgtaaggctTATACGCGgaaattatcaaacaaaaatCACGGATCCGTCCAGATTACATTTCCAACTAATATTGTcccaaattttttatcaaataatgtGTCGAATTCTGAATAGCTGAATtcactctgataataataagaCCTTCTTATATACATCAATCACCCGATCATAATTTTTCACTTGTCTACCACatcattttgtaaaaaaaattggtgAAATTTTTTGAGCTACGTAGCATCACCCTTAAAAATAACGACTACACGGAAATTTACAACATGTTAATAGATCATGTCAATATTTTGTGAAAATTAGAAAACTTTAACCAAgttcttcaattttaatttatttttttattatcgatACTATGACACATTATTAACGTATATTAGTGACGCATTTTTCAGGGAAAaaacgtaaaaaaaaaaaaaaaaaaaaaacacacacactaATGTTGTGCTTGGTTGgagtgaatgattccggaaaaAATGGAATAAAAAATGGACTATATTAAAAACGTTAATTTAAATGTCATTCTCAGGATAAAAACGGTCATCATTACAACCATGGCATATATGTCCATTCACCAGAATCAGACGGCAGCAGTGGGAAGAGAGGGGGTGAAAAGTGGGGACAAAATGACACACTGGCTGCAGGCAATAAGCGAGGAGGGTGGATGTAAAAGTATAATGCAGGTTGGTTGCATTGCATATACTAATGGCCAAACAAACTCAAAGATTGAAGGGAATCATGAATTATACTCCTTGATTAAGTGTGTCTTCAAGCATGCGGAGACTCCACTAATTTACTATATCCACTTGCATTACATTTGCATGAATTTGTGGAGACTCCACTCCCACCACCCTCGTCCATTTCATTTCCTTTTGCTACTCATTTTTGACATTATCCATTTCTTTTTAGCTTAAGTGCTCGAGCTAAATTTTTGACAttaaattgatataaaatttgagtttgtatgttttgtttttgaaaGGTGTTGGTGATTCTTGGCATGCATGATGCAATCTTGAAAATAAAGGCTTAATACTAATATTGCTTGGAATTGCGGAATTACTAACTTGataattgaattaaaaaattaataaattatttgtttcCAAGAATTACCgtgtttttttattgaattgatCTCGAATaattagtaaaaattattattataaaaaccaACTCTTTCATCTTAGTCGGCAATGTTTGATGGTTTCATTCACACTAATAATGATGAGGATCAATatatgcataaaaattatttaattacatcaataatttgtttgttatgttatttaaaaaatattggaaCAAAATTTGTGTATATAACTTGCGTTGTAATAAAAGGATTCTAGAGATGTCATatgtgaaaaattattttaactttagCCGCCTGACGtctgaaatcatatattattgtaATTAAAATACATTCAGTATTTTTGTCAGCAAAAAAATGCACACACAGTAACGTAAAATATAAGCCGGCAGTAAACACTGAACACGCACAGACAATGGCCTTTTACATATTAAACTGTCAAATTTTGAATTCTATTTCTAGTGATTGgatttgtaaattttatttcaatttaattaattctcaAGACATCTTCACTATTTtaagtataaatttaattttctaccaattttaccCCAAATATCTCGCTATCTTTAACttgttatgaaattataattataattttttcaatttttatatataacaataaatcATAACTTTTAACAggatcctgacaaaaaaaaaacttttaacaGGGACATACAACATgactaaaatgataaattttagaTTCCGctctaacatatatataaatagggataggatcaaataaaaacttttttaacttacaaactttcaaacttttttttattctcccatcgtgttagtTTTTAGTTATCAAaagtattcatgttgaaaattcttgaaaaaacatcacaatttataaaaataacgcataaataaatcgcgcattctaacacatttgtaactggggttcaacatcgggtgttgaacactaattatcattatgttgaatatatctataaagacgcttaaactatacctctggggtttgggtgggGTTTAGaatcataataataattgtataatacgtttaacttagttcttacattcaaaaattagtttatgtacttctccaacgcaattttaatcgatgttcaacaaaatatgttaaaaagatgttgaactcaaattatatgtgTGTTGAACGcagaaagtttgtaagtttgtaccagaactcacctctaaatagatatataatatatatatatatatatatatatatatatatatatatatatataactggatATACGGTCATTTTTActatattgatatttaattttgtaatattaaatagagttaagttatatggagtacataaaatattggagtattggagtacaaatcataattttttagtttgatcctatataatatctttgattatccaaattttgatataatctatcatttataagttgtcttgcacataattgtcaattaatcattaatatctttcaactttaacaagtattaagattattattctgcttattagttatattgcagaacatagagtcttatgatttataaaagtaattattctaccatttgatcacgatctttatgttgcagaacataatgtgcaggttgtcaaatatttacaaatattattgaacaaaaaaaattgaaatttagatgattagattacattttatcaaattttgtactccaatactctaattttttttgtactccattgaacttaactaatattaaatatattaaaaatgacaCTGAAAAATTGTCATAAATATCCATAAAAAGTAGATTCAAACAATAAATACTTTTGTCAAAAGATTATCTAAATTCTAATTGAGGGAGTACTTAAGAGTTAAGAGGCATCATCACCAAAAACAGAGAAGGTTGGACGAACTTACAAAAGTAAAGTGATCCAGGGGTACAAAGCCACAAACTTATAGTGTATCGATCAATATTGTCTGCAAAacacttttttttctctttcttctatacaaatcatttttcatattgaatattggtaagatattatttattatcacaCCGTCAAAGAccgaattttataatatatcattAACTACATTTTATTCTTAGTTAGAAACAGTGTTCTAAACATATTTTTGACAATTTTAGACACAAATGCTAAGGCACTGGCAGACAGAACAATAGACAAGAAGACGTAAATGCCTTGAGGGCcaaaattttaaagtgttaaacttatcttttatgatattttatactttataatataagGCGGCTTGCGGCATTTCAAGTTCAACTCCTTTTTACTATTTTAAAAGTTAAACATGTACGTCCCACCatctttttaatttctttagTGTCTCAGTCTGAGTTGCACTCACAAAATCAAAACGGGGAGGTCAAACCTTTTTCAATGCCTTTTCTCTAACCCTCTTTCTTCCAAAAGGTTATCTATGTCTTCACAAACCAAGGTTGTTCAGAACTCTTGCAACTTTTAGTCTTATTTTTAATACTAATTAGGGTTCCGCGAACTGCACATACAGAAAATGTTATGTTTAcgaattatattttgaaattatgtcGGAACCATCGGTGATTTGAAGGTTGTATTATAAGGATGAGTTATCTCCAGAGTGTGaccaataatataatattattaataattttatttcattaatatatttcagttattcaggtaatttaattaaaatattgaaaactagaacatcaaaatattttttttaaaaaaatatattaaagccGAATTATTTCAATCAGTTAATCAAACCAAAAACTTACTCTCCAACCTAGATGTAAATTATTTCAATCAGCTAACGGAACCGAAAACTCACTGCTGCGAGCCTGCGAACAAGATGTAAAGGTTCTATTTAAGATTTATCTAGATCGTGTAGATGTATTTTGGTGATTGAACACAACATTAAACAAGTGCATGACATCTCATACTAAACATGATCTAAACAACACATGCGCAGCTGAccataaaataatgattacagCATAAGCATGCGGTCAACCCCCTTAGAAACAATTTTATATGCTTACAAATAATTGTGTATACTATTAATTATGAGTTAAGCAATGGTAAGACTGATGTTTAGTGCTTAATTTTAATCTTAAAGGTAAATAATTACAAGAGAAAAGTGGATGTGAGGTTTTTTGTAGTGGCTTGCCGTCCGGTTGTCTGCTCTTGTTACTTGTTAGCATCTTTCACGTGATGTGTACATTATACTTTTTTTTGAGGTCGACttggaataaataaaataaattgcgagaaaataattcaaaataataattgtcATTCTATCATTTCTGAGCTCATTTCGGTACTTGTTATAACATACCATTCTTTCGGTATATGTTACTAGTAACACATCCTATAATAAAACTAtaaacttctcaaaataattgagtacttataatattatgtttcatgaatgaaaattaagaatatgaaatttaaattatagttTAGCTTGAATGTTTAATTATCTCATTTTTTCTATCATAACATTCCTGCCACCCTTAACTATATCTTAAACCCTCCACTTTGCATTCCACTTTGTGAAAATATGCTTCCGTTCTTATTTCACTTATTTTCGACCCAAattttatcatacaaaatttacaCTAGTTCATTTTTTTCAGAACATTCCCTCTTACCCtttgttatatttttcttttcactCATTCCGTTCACATGAACCAAACTCAACATTAAGATATTTTACCAAATAGGAGGGAAGAAATGAATATATTATCCTCATCcataatttatatacaaatttgtgAAATAAATCATTGAATTAATGATTTCAATAATTGGCTAAATTGATTTCAATAACTGGATAATTGAATTTATAAGCATTGTGCAAAATGGTTGCATGaacttgtaaaaaaaaaaacactgtctcaataatattgattttatattgaaaatgTGATATGttatttactaatttaaatcggtatattattttaat
Protein-coding regions in this window:
- the LOC108206157 gene encoding thermospermine synthase ACAULIS5 — encoded protein: MGEAVEFLQYSNGFGHHKIDEGLLMINREAYPQISHDSWFEEEIDVDLKWSFALNSVLHRGRSEYQDIVLLDTKRFGKVLVLDGKMQSAEIDEFIYHECLIHPSLLCHPNPKSMFIMGGGEGSAVREALKHKSIEKVVMCDIDEEVVDFCRRHLSANKEAFSSSKLDLVINDAKVGLEERKEKFDIIVGDLADPVEGGPCYQLYTKSFYEKILKPKLNHSGIFVTQAGPAGVFTHKEVFSSIYNTIRQVFKYVVVYTAHVPSFADTWGWVMASDQPICVDAVNIDKKIQERIDGELDYLNGAMLYSSTILNKTISQTLKNETHVYTEENARFIPGHGVAYRI
- the LOC108206136 gene encoding mechanosensitive ion channel protein 10 isoform X2, translating into MAAIVSNPKTGEISMSEAKKSSEVVVMISGQEKDVKNSPRRVSIDSHFDAVKFAPVGMPSPEIARYAPSPNRPPRIPTSETTTPRKSLASLKHTRIWGLEVWKWSLLVMVTFSGMLFTNWFMHIVVLVIELNFLFKKKVLYFVHSLKKSVRVCLWLTLILITWLSLFNNGVHRSATATKVLDYITWTIVSMLICSFLWLFKTLLLKMLASSFHVTTFFDRVQESIFHQYVLQVLSGPPLLESAGMLGRTNSSQFSFRSTKKGKPSKEGSKKAVIDINKLYQMKQEKVSAWTMKMLVDVISNSGLSTISDSLDESDYYGNNEQVDKEITNEMEAIAAAYHIYRNVAQPGSKYIDELDLRRFMLREEVEFVFPLIDVAETGQVDRKALTEWVVKVYNGRKALAHALNDTKTAVNQLNTLVTVILIVIIIVVWLLLVEIATTKVLLFLSSQLVAAAFLFGNTCKTIFEAIIFVFVMHPFDVGDRCVIDGVQMIVEEMNILTTVFLRYDMEKIYYPNSILATKPISNFYRSPDMGDSLEFCIDFRTPVEKIGSLKEKIKKYLERTPQYWHPNHNMVVKEIENVNKIKMALFFNHTMNFQDFAERNRRRSELVLEMKKIFDDLSIKYNLLSQEVQVVKSDASR
- the LOC108206136 gene encoding mechanosensitive ion channel protein 10 isoform X1; the protein is MAAIVSNPKTGEISMSEAKKSSEVVVMISGQEKDVKNSPRRVSIDSHFDAVKFAPVGMPSPEIARYAPSPNRPPRIPTSETTTPRKSLARSVYSKPKSRFGEQPIHVDSYMLEEDSSFIQGYLKSNGNSPLRNMSTQASPNIRAASTHTSFKDMNRASSINTPRTPLMASPGGVGGVDEDEEIYKKVSNRNKLKYKRVKIKVLIEWIVFLLILGNLISCLTIDSLKHTRIWGLEVWKWSLLVMVTFSGMLFTNWFMHIVVLVIELNFLFKKKVLYFVHSLKKSVRVCLWLTLILITWLSLFNNGVHRSATATKVLDYITWTIVSMLICSFLWLFKTLLLKMLASSFHVTTFFDRVQESIFHQYVLQVLSGPPLLESAGMLGRTNSSQFSFRSTKKGKPSKEGSKKAVIDINKLYQMKQEKVSAWTMKMLVDVISNSGLSTISDSLDESDYYGNNEQVDKEITNEMEAIAAAYHIYRNVAQPGSKYIDELDLRRFMLREEVEFVFPLIDVAETGQVDRKALTEWVVKVYNGRKALAHALNDTKTAVNQLNTLVTVILIVIIIVVWLLLVEIATTKVLLFLSSQLVAAAFLFGNTCKTIFEAIIFVFVMHPFDVGDRCVIDGVQMIVEEMNILTTVFLRYDMEKIYYPNSILATKPISNFYRSPDMGDSLEFCIDFRTPVEKIGSLKEKIKKYLERTPQYWHPNHNMVVKEIENVNKIKMALFFNHTMNFQDFAERNRRRSELVLEMKKIFDDLSIKYNLLSQEVQVVKSDASR